The DNA window CAGCTTACAATCTGTTTTTGTTCTCATCAAGCCACCTGACATCTTTCACTGATACCTTTTTTTATGTTATGCACTTCTAGAAGTAAGTGAAACAGAAGAAAACAATGAGTTGAACAAAAGCCAAATTGATGGATGTCAACTGGCCAACAAGTTACAAGAGAACGCGCAGCATATCCATATGCTACTCAAAGAGGAGGCAGGCGAAGGCCAGAACCACAATATTGCTATCTCATCTGATGCTATGGAGACCACTCGCCAAAAAGCCGATGAGCTTATCAAATCGCTGGGTGGGCTTGTGAGCTACCTGAACCAGTTCACTGATCTGATCAAGGAGAATGGATTCGAGAATGTAGTCGGTATGAGCTGATCTATGATGAACTAAATCTCTAGTAGGATGTAGGTTCCCTTTGGAGGGTTAAATCAGTCTGCCAGAAATTCGCCATGTTCTACCTTCCCCATCGTTGTAAATATGAGTGCACTGTAAGATGCTTCTAACGAAATTCTGTAGGTTTGTGGCAAATAATTAAGTGTCTGCCTAGGTTTTCTGTCAATCAGTTCCTACAGTAGTTGGATTTAACCAAGCCCAACAACACGCACAGATCTTCAAGCATATATAAtggcctaattttttttattgatggaTCCAAAATTTTCAAGCATTTGAGAATAGCAAAACTTAATAACAAAATACGCTGATTATTCCGTAtgctttatattataagatattttcagccttaccattttgtttatgtttttttttcttataagctaaattttgaatttttaatcttaaatttagaatatattttgaggtttttacgTAAACATAGTgatattttcaacattaaacaAATACACTCTCTCAATATATGTAATCTTGTGTTCAATAGaacaaaaagtaccaaaaCATCTCGTTTCAAGTAACAAACATGATGTGCTTGAGCTGAGTGCTGTACAGAAAACCAAGATTGCAACTATTCTTAGCCCTCCACGACGCACCTTTTctcccctccacctcctcccttcctcccttTCTTTAGCCATGCACATGCATAACGCATAGCCCcttctccccgccgccgccgccaccgcctcgccgtcgcccacgACTCCGGCCGGCGTGCGTCGTCCCCCCGGGCCTCATGGCGCGGCCTCGGCAGCctggcctcgccgtcgccgtcgccgtcgcctggTGCCTCTGCGGTGCCGACGGGGCCGCGGGGCGCACCGAGGCCGACGTGCTCACCGCGTTCCGCGACACGCTGCGCGGGCCggacggcgcgccgccggcgccgctgcggGCGTGGGGCACGCCGGGCCCGTGCCTGGGCAACGTCTCGCAGTGGTACGGCGTGTCGTGCCACGGCAACGGCAGCGTGCAGGGCCTGCAGCTGGAGCGCCTGGGGCtctccggcgcgccgccggacCTGGGCGGGCTCGCCGCGCTCCCGGGCCTCCGCGTGCTCAGCCTCTCCAACAacgcgctcgccggcgcgtTCCCCAACGTGTCGGCGCTGGCCGTGCTCAAGATGCTGTACCTGTCGCGGAACCGGCTCTCCGGCGTCATCCCCGACGGCACGTTCGGCCCCATGCGCGGCCTCCGCAAGCTGCACCTCGCCGCCAATGACTTCTCCGGCCCGATCCCGGGCTCCATCACCTCGCCGCGGCTGCTCGAGCTCTCGCTCGCGCACAACCGCTTCGATGGCCCGCTGCCGGACTTCTCCCAGCCGGAGCTCAGGTTCGTCGACGTCTCCGGCAACAACCTCTCCGGCCCCATCCCTGAAGGCCTCAGCCGCTTCAACGCCAGCATGTTCTCCGGTAGGCAAATTCACggcgtcttcctcctcgccggccatCGATTCGTGTCGACGTGTTCTTGATCTTGGATTGATCGGCCGCAGGTAACGAGCACCTCTGCGGGAAGCCGCTCGACGTCGCGTGCGacaccttcgcctcgccgtccgGCATGTCGACGTTCATGACCATCGCCGTAGTACTCATCATCGTCGGCGTGatcctcgccgcggcggggatCGCGACGGGGGTCGTCGGCCGCAGgaagcgccggcgccggcggcgacacgcggcgacgggcgaccaGACGCCCTCTAATCCGAAGCTCCACACCGCGCCGGCCGTGAGCATCAACCAGGGAGCCGCTaccaccagcgccgccgccggctccgtggccgcggccggcggcgccgccgccggcggagcggcggcgaagcgcgCGTCGCGGCGCGACGAGCACGGGCGGCTGGTGTTCATCCAGGAGAGCCGCGTGCGGTTCGAGATCGAGGACCTCCTCCGCGCGTCGGCGGAGGTGCTCGGCAGCGGCAACTTCGGGTCGTCGTACAAGGCGACGCTCTGCGAGGGCCCCGCCGTGGTGGTGAAGCGGTTCAAGGAGATGAACGGCGTCGGCCGGGAGGACTTCTCGGAGCACatgcgccgcctcggccgcctcACCCACCCCAACCTCCTCCCCGTCGTCGCCTACCTCTACAAGAAGGAGGAGAAGCTCCTCATCACCGACTACATGGACAACGGCAGCCTCGCCCAAGTCCTCCACGGTAGCCATCCCAACCCAACCAACCAGTCATGAATCTTGCATCATCATCTCGATCGCCATGGATTGGAAATGAATCAAATCGAGTTGTGCCGTGATGTGTAGGGAATCGGGGAGCGATGCTGGATTGGGGGAAGAGGCTGAGGATAATCAGAGGGACGGCGAGGGGGCTGGCTCACCTGTACGACGAGCTGCCGATGCTGACGGTGCCGCACGGGCACCTCAAGTCGTCGAACGTGCTGCTCGACGGCGGGTTCGAGGCGGTGCTGTCGGACTACGCGCTGGTGCCGGTGGTGACGGCGCAGCACGCGAGGCAGGTGATGGTGGCGTACAAGGCGCCGGAGTGCGTGGCGGCGCAGGGGAAGCCGTCGAAGAAGAGCGACGTGTGGAGCCTCGGGATCCTCATCCTCGAGGTGCTCACCGGCAAGTTCCCGGCCAACTACCTCCGGCAGCAGGGGCGGCAGGGCACCAGCACCACCGACCTCGCCGGGTGGGTCAGCTCGGTCGTCAGTGAGGAGCGCACCGGCGAGGTGTTCGACAAGGACATGGCCGCCGGGCCCAGCGGCAAgcactccgccgccgtcgaggccgacATGCTCAAGCTCCTCCACGTCGGCCTCGGCTGCTGCGAGGCCGACGTCGACCAGAGGTGGGACCTCAAGACGGCCCTCGCGCGCGTCGAGGAGATCAGGGATcccgaccccgccgccgccgatccctcgccgccggcggcggactccGGCGAGCCCCGGTCGTAACCTCGCAACACACACGCGTACGTAAACCCAAAGCAACTCCATGGATCGCCGCCTGGTCAACGGTCAGCGCTTTGCATGCACGCAGGCATGCGTGCCACGTGGCATGATACGGTGGGACCAATTGCATGGATGGAATTAATTGGTGGTTTGGTGAGCGATACAATGAACAAATTGAATTTGACCAAATTTGATGCATATGCATGGAAATTTTGAGCGTGTGTAAAATTGGATTTCGGCCTAATTGATTTAGCTTAATTTCGGAAGGTATATACGTGGTTAGCTATGTTGATTAGAGTGTAAGAGTGAGTAAATtgagattttggatttttttttcttctctcttttttttcatacataTACATTTACATTGGTAATTAAATTGAATCTTGTTGCTAGCTCCTTAGTTGAAGCTCCTTGTATAAAATCTCGAAGTACAAATTCGCAGAATTTTCGCCAAAAGTTAATGTTTAGATTGTTCAAATGGAGTTTGCCAGTAATGAGTATTTGGGAGGGAAATGGTTGAGATGGGCCGAAATGCGGCCCAGCCCAATACCTTTTGCTCTAAAATCTGGATTTACATACAGTAGTGCATCTTGTGCCTCTCTTTTACTACATTTGAATATCTGATGGAGAATGGAGTCACCAACGGTTGCtcgatactccctccgtttcataatataagatgttttaaccctgtctagattcatatgaatgataataaatctagacatatatatatataatatacattcatcgattgatgaatttagacaaggctaaaaagtcttacaatataaaacaaatgtggtaaaaaagagaaaaaattatttttattttacctttGAATGGAACTAAGGGAAGATGATACACCCCGAATTTTAAGGTATGCTTGGAGATGGCCGTGCAAGGTCTGTTCATCGCTAATTTCTTTTGAAAGatatttcttttgtattgATGGGTCAGAAGTCCCCAAGGCTCTAACCACGTACTCAGCTTGTTCAAAATCTCCCCTTTTCGACCTGAGATCAAAAAACAAAGTCAAAATTCTACCGGCAGCCAGGCAAAATAGTCTCAAAAGGATTAGTAACATTATCCAAGGGtttaaattgttttatttcCATAAATTTTTACATCAATTTATATGATCTCAATCCCTGAGAGAAATAAGTGACGAACTAACAACTTTTTTGGCATAAGAAATCAAATTAGACTGATTATAATCTAGAGTGCACAACCAATATTTgtttcctccatttcatattataacatgtTTTGGTCTTACATAGATTTATccacaaattaatatatattttttatatatgtatttagatttattagcatccacgtgaattcaaatataactaaaacatcttataactaGAACGAAAGTAATACCTTTTAAACAAGAAGATGCTCTCATCTAGAAGCGGGAATCATCAGGACAGTACTCCAACACATCAGCATATAGAGTACTGTTCCTTGGGCATGAAAGTTTCCCTTTGAGTACctccaaaaaaaactactaatCTCATTTGACATACTAAgatttaataattttgtataaaaattatccTCCAAGAGAATATCTATTTGATTTACCATACCATTTGAATGGCTAAACATGGCTCCTCAATTACCAAATCTAACAAGTCGTTATGCACTAGCGAGATTGCTATATGTAGGTCCATGTGGGTGGGACCCATGAGTCATCCTACTCCTTGCCAAATTTAGGTGTGGGGATTAAGAGTTATATTAGATTTGAAGTTGTCAAACCTAATAAATAGCTAAATTTAGATATGAgaagtcaaaatttagctattttcttggagatgctctgaCGAGCCAGTTTGGAAGAACTACACTCTGCTGCACTTCAAGCACTTTCTCCTGACTTGTCGTCCATTTCTGTTGCTGGACACGGCCGATAGATAGGCCGAGCAAACGAGGCCTGCCTCACCCAAGAAATTGTGTCTTCCATTATCAACATGGCAAAACAATTTACCACATCCTAATCAGCTGCCTGGAAGCTCTTCAGCTCTAGACCCAATCTTAATACAATCATACGCATTCTCTGCGTATTcccgaaaaaaaaagacctaATCTTGGTCAATGTAAATTATTCCCGAAATCTTAATACAAAGATACGCAATTCTTATGTgttcctgaaaaaaaaatagaatttttttagtgaaaaagatccaaaaaaaagagtcTTTTTGAACTTTTAAGAAGATTTAACATGATACGATTGCACTACATTTCTTGCATCACCCACAGATTTGGTCGGTTGGTGCTCCACTGAATTTCAGAGACTGAAACATTGGTGAGTGTACAGTGTACACACCACTGCACCCTAGTGTCTGAAGTCCCAATGGAGCTGCAGCCAGGTCCAGATGGCAGCAAAAAGAGTATTCAGACGGAATAAGACCCAGTTTGGATACacagggatttttttatctctgtcccatcaaatatttggatactaattaaaaatattaaatatagactattaataaaacccaccgcatactctggactattttgcgaaacgaatctattgagcctaattagtccatgattagcgaatgtgatgctacagtaaacatttgttaatcatgacttaattaggcttaaaaaatttgtctaatgaaatagtctttgtttatgcaattagtttgtTATCGGTatgtatttaatacttctaattaacatccaaacatccgatgtgataagaGACTTAATAAAATCTCTGCATCCAAACAGTCCCTAAGTTGTCTCAACAAAGTTGATCCGTTTGAGATAGCAAATATATTACTAGTACATTTTTTATGTCGCGTCAGAAAAAGATTGTGGCGAATAATTAAGTGCAAAATCGTTAGGAGTCGTCACTTTTATGATGgtgcatatatgcatacaaCTGCACAAGCCATGCGTGTGAGAGGCATATTATTCGCCTGAATTTAGTAGCATCTGTCATTTCATTTTGAAAGGGTAGGCACACCTGCAGGTTGGGCTATGCTCGATGCAAGAAAAATCCTTTACTTTGGAGTCGAACTCTACAATTTTACCATATCATGTGCAGGCTTTTAATTGTTCGAGGACATATCATGCACAGACAGGTCAGGATTAGTCATAATAGTTTTAGGCTGcgtccattttcttttttccttttaagatgaagatgatgattttctaattttttttagttgtttagtGGTATAAACGAGAAATTGAATactgtaaagttaaaaatcgaCTTTACAGTTGTGAGATATTGAACTtaactttatataaaatatgcaCTCTTAAATAGTTTAAGAATTGTGCGGGTAAAAACCGAGGAAAAATCAAGGGATAAGCTGCGCGGGGGTACGCAGACAGCTTAGCATAGCAAAGTAGCAAGGACTGCATGATGCTAGAAATTCGTAGAATTTTTATATGGGAAAAATTGTATCACAGTCCTTTCCTAATTTATTACTCTCTcggttctaaaatataaacactttttaattatcataaataatcatattttgaAAGGGAGAGCACATGATAATGTCCTTGGGTCCAAACAAAGGTTTAGGCCTCATTCGGTttgtaggaattttataggatttttaaagaaatactGTTCATGcgattttttccttttcctacCATTCGGATTGCAAAAACCAATCATAGGGAAATcataggaaaaattcctatgctGTCAATTCCATGAGAAAATCATAGGAAAAAATCCATCCACTCCAAgctcatgttttattttctttgcttttgATGTGTCTTTACTTTGTACATCCGAACAACATATCTTCTATATTACTGTATTTTCTAATCCTCTGTTTTTCACCTCAATTCCTTTTATATTCCTGCGATTTTCctatcctatatttttcctatcttGCAATCCAAATAGGGCCTTAGTATGTTCCTGAGCTTAGCTATCAATATCGatactaaatataaataattaggTTTTTGAGGCTTGTGATAATTACTGCGGGATTGAGATAATTCTTaatgtttaaattcaatttctgCCTCAA is part of the Oryza brachyantha chromosome 2, ObraRS2, whole genome shotgun sequence genome and encodes:
- the LOC102721808 gene encoding pollen receptor-like kinase 5, producing MARPRQPGLAVAVAVAWCLCGADGAAGRTEADVLTAFRDTLRGPDGAPPAPLRAWGTPGPCLGNVSQWYGVSCHGNGSVQGLQLERLGLSGAPPDLGGLAALPGLRVLSLSNNALAGAFPNVSALAVLKMLYLSRNRLSGVIPDGTFGPMRGLRKLHLAANDFSGPIPGSITSPRLLELSLAHNRFDGPLPDFSQPELRFVDVSGNNLSGPIPEGLSRFNASMFSGNEHLCGKPLDVACDTFASPSGMSTFMTIAVVLIIVGVILAAAGIATGVVGRRKRRRRRRHAATGDQTPSNPKLHTAPAVSINQGAATTSAAAGSVAAAGGAAAGGAAAKRASRRDEHGRLVFIQESRVRFEIEDLLRASAEVLGSGNFGSSYKATLCEGPAVVVKRFKEMNGVGREDFSEHMRRLGRLTHPNLLPVVAYLYKKEEKLLITDYMDNGSLAQVLHGNRGAMLDWGKRLRIIRGTARGLAHLYDELPMLTVPHGHLKSSNVLLDGGFEAVLSDYALVPVVTAQHARQVMVAYKAPECVAAQGKPSKKSDVWSLGILILEVLTGKFPANYLRQQGRQGTSTTDLAGWVSSVVSEERTGEVFDKDMAAGPSGKHSAAVEADMLKLLHVGLGCCEADVDQRWDLKTALARVEEIRDPDPAAADPSPPAADSGEPRS